A window from Thiosulfatimonas sediminis encodes these proteins:
- the ovoA gene encoding 5-histidylcysteine sulfoxide synthase — METAFSADVFNKSLPINQQCNLISHNIVLNHGDVESKRAEIKSYFNQTFDLYEALFETLANDEAFYLRPCSLRHPLIFYFGHTATFFTNKLVLAKLLPKRINPQIEAMCAIGVDEMSWDDLNDAHYDWPSVQAIRNYRQEVRAAINQLIDQVEFTMPINWQSPLWPVMMGIEHERIHLETSSVLIRQLPIESVLPSPLFPLCPLQDVSAPNNTLLTVTAGDININHQDPAQYYGWDNEYGKHHAHVQAFKASQYLVSNQEFFEFVEAGGYENSQYWDEEGNRWRTFSPVKHPSFWLQKDNKWYLRCMTDEIAMPWSWPAEVNFHEAAAFCRWKAEQTGKPIRLPSEDEWLRLRDFSQALDYQDEANCNLQMYASSTPVNGCAAGDFFDVIGNVWQWTQTPIYPFDGFKVHPLYDDFTTPTFDNQHNIFKGGSWISTGNEINGHSRYAFRRHFFQHAGFRYIESKAEVQTEFSTYETDGSVAQYCEFHYGAEYFNVPNFAKTYAQHAINIISTDRDFSHRADLRVLEVGCSVGRACFELATYFNEVTGLDFSARFIRIANQLQTTGSVLYTIPQEGEIMAFKEQKLRDLGLAKTASKCEFLQQDASNMKPIFTGYDMIIAVNLLDRLYEPKKFLQDVAHRLNDGGLLMLASPYSWDETFTQKENWLGGYKDGQSGENVHTLESIEQLLSPDFAMLGAPQDIPFVIRETQRKFQHTMSQLTLWKKR; from the coding sequence ATGGAAACTGCCTTTTCTGCTGATGTCTTTAACAAATCGCTGCCAATTAATCAGCAATGCAATTTAATTAGTCATAACATTGTGCTGAATCATGGCGATGTAGAAAGCAAACGTGCCGAAATCAAGAGTTACTTTAATCAAACGTTCGATCTCTACGAAGCACTGTTTGAAACGCTCGCGAATGATGAGGCTTTTTACCTTAGACCCTGTAGCCTAAGACACCCTCTCATTTTTTACTTTGGTCACACCGCGACTTTTTTCACCAACAAATTAGTGCTCGCCAAATTATTACCCAAACGCATCAACCCGCAAATCGAAGCGATGTGCGCGATTGGCGTTGATGAAATGTCATGGGACGACCTCAACGATGCCCATTACGACTGGCCAAGCGTGCAAGCGATACGCAATTACCGCCAAGAAGTCCGCGCCGCAATCAACCAGCTTATTGATCAGGTTGAATTTACAATGCCAATCAACTGGCAAAGCCCATTATGGCCAGTAATGATGGGAATTGAACATGAACGAATCCACTTAGAAACATCATCCGTACTGATCCGCCAACTGCCGATTGAATCGGTTCTTCCCAGCCCGCTGTTCCCACTCTGTCCACTACAAGACGTATCTGCCCCAAATAATACGCTTCTAACGGTAACCGCCGGTGATATAAACATCAATCACCAAGACCCTGCGCAATACTACGGCTGGGACAATGAATACGGTAAGCACCACGCCCATGTACAAGCGTTTAAGGCCAGCCAATACCTCGTCAGCAACCAAGAGTTTTTCGAATTTGTCGAAGCAGGTGGCTATGAAAACAGTCAATACTGGGACGAAGAAGGCAATCGCTGGCGTACTTTCTCGCCAGTCAAACACCCAAGTTTTTGGCTACAAAAGGACAATAAATGGTATTTGCGCTGCATGACCGACGAAATTGCGATGCCTTGGAGTTGGCCAGCAGAAGTCAATTTCCATGAAGCTGCGGCTTTTTGTCGCTGGAAAGCAGAACAGACTGGCAAGCCAATTCGCCTACCAAGCGAAGATGAATGGTTGCGCTTACGAGACTTCAGCCAAGCGCTAGACTATCAGGATGAGGCCAATTGCAATCTGCAGATGTATGCATCCTCAACGCCGGTCAATGGCTGTGCGGCGGGCGATTTTTTTGATGTCATCGGTAATGTCTGGCAGTGGACACAAACACCGATTTATCCTTTTGATGGTTTCAAAGTGCACCCACTGTACGATGACTTCACCACCCCCACATTCGACAATCAACACAATATTTTCAAAGGCGGTAGCTGGATTTCCACCGGCAACGAAATTAACGGCCATTCACGATACGCTTTCCGGCGACATTTTTTCCAACACGCCGGCTTTCGTTATATTGAATCCAAAGCCGAAGTGCAAACCGAGTTTTCCACTTACGAAACCGATGGTTCCGTTGCTCAATACTGCGAATTTCACTATGGCGCAGAATATTTCAATGTACCGAACTTCGCTAAAACCTATGCTCAGCACGCCATTAATATCATCAGCACCGACCGAGATTTCTCACATCGTGCCGATTTACGTGTATTAGAAGTTGGCTGCTCAGTTGGCCGCGCTTGTTTTGAACTCGCGACTTATTTTAATGAAGTGACTGGCTTAGATTTTTCGGCACGTTTTATCCGTATTGCCAATCAATTGCAAACCACTGGCTCTGTGCTTTATACCATTCCACAGGAAGGTGAAATCATGGCATTTAAAGAACAAAAACTTCGTGATTTAGGCCTCGCGAAAACAGCCAGTAAATGCGAATTTTTGCAACAAGACGCCAGCAATATGAAACCCATATTTACCGGCTATGACATGATAATTGCGGTCAATCTGCTAGATCGACTGTATGAGCCAAAGAAATTTCTGCAAGACGTGGCACATCGTCTGAATGACGGCGGGTTATTAATGCTGGCCTCACCTTACAGCTGGGATGAAACCTTTACCCAAAAAGAGAACTGGCTCGGTGGCTACAAAGACGGCCAAAGTGGAGAAAATGTGCATACATTAGAAAGTATTGAACAACTTCTCTCTCCCGACTTTGCTATGCTGGGAGCACCGCAAGACATTCCATTTGTCATTCGCGAAACGCAACGCAAATTCCAGCACACGATGTCG